The following proteins come from a genomic window of Corynebacterium falsenii:
- a CDS encoding ABC transporter permease, which yields MSSSSGTSAITRVSMRSLAAHKVRFVLTILSVVLGTAFIAGSFMFTNSLSRTFDGLFSDIYDDVGAVVEPQPGQPPLPPQFVDEVGAQPGVDKVNVADETQAVFATKDGTVIRTGGAPSVIRAYYPEDQTVGLQAPIVEGQAPTTPTDMILNRAAAEKFNVHPGDTLTAVDAMNRRDFTVTGIYDFSAAAGGYVGGMVTPATYVQDFGATGLAKGVYVDAKPGVSSQQLVAELRQAYPNLQVRTGQELADESTAKVEDSLGFLNYFLVAFGLIALLVGAFIIANTFSMIVAQRTREFALLRALGTSRRQLTSSVVVESIVIGIIGSLLGVLAGVGLVHAIYAAMDAFGFGLPSSGVSLTVKAVVAPLIVGVLVTVACTPGRSRSAGRGDAFR from the coding sequence ATGAGCTCATCCTCTGGCACCTCCGCCATCACCCGCGTCTCCATGCGCAGCCTCGCGGCACACAAGGTTCGCTTCGTCCTCACAATTCTGTCCGTGGTTCTGGGAACCGCTTTCATCGCGGGCTCGTTCATGTTCACCAACTCCCTGTCGCGCACGTTCGACGGGCTGTTCTCCGACATTTACGACGACGTGGGGGCGGTCGTGGAACCGCAGCCGGGGCAGCCACCCCTGCCACCCCAGTTTGTTGATGAGGTGGGGGCGCAGCCTGGCGTCGACAAGGTCAATGTCGCCGATGAAACCCAGGCAGTATTCGCCACGAAGGACGGCACTGTCATCCGCACCGGCGGCGCCCCCAGCGTGATTCGCGCGTACTACCCGGAGGATCAGACGGTCGGGCTCCAAGCGCCGATCGTCGAAGGCCAAGCGCCGACCACGCCGACGGACATGATCCTCAACCGCGCCGCCGCGGAGAAATTCAACGTCCACCCCGGCGATACCCTCACTGCGGTGGATGCCATGAACCGGCGGGATTTCACCGTCACGGGCATCTACGATTTCTCCGCCGCCGCGGGCGGCTACGTGGGTGGCATGGTCACCCCGGCCACGTATGTGCAGGACTTCGGCGCGACGGGCCTAGCCAAAGGAGTGTACGTGGACGCCAAACCGGGCGTTTCCTCGCAGCAACTCGTGGCAGAACTGCGGCAGGCCTACCCGAACCTGCAGGTCCGCACGGGCCAGGAGCTCGCCGACGAATCCACCGCGAAGGTGGAGGATTCGCTGGGATTCCTCAATTACTTCCTCGTGGCGTTTGGGCTCATCGCGCTGCTGGTGGGCGCGTTTATCATCGCCAATACCTTCAGCATGATCGTGGCGCAGCGCACGCGCGAGTTCGCCTTGCTGCGGGCGCTCGGCACGTCGCGCAGGCAGCTGACCTCGTCCGTGGTAGTCGAATCGATCGTGATCGGCATCATCGGGTCGCTGCTGGGCGTGCTCGCCGGCGTGGGTCTGGTGCACGCGATCTACGCGGCGATGGATGCGTTCGGCTTCGGGCTGCCCTCGAGCGGGGTGTCGCTGACGGTCAAGGCCGTTGTGGCACCGCTGATCGTGGGCGTACTCGTGACGGTCGCCTGCACGCCGGGCCGGTCGCGTTCGGCCGGTCGAGGCGATGCGTTCCGGTGA
- a CDS encoding MFS transporter: MDLRRSISSSFIGNFIEWFDYAMYGYFAVVISAVFFPDSDPHAALVLTFGLFALSFLIRPIGALFWGHIGDRLGRKTTLSWSILLMSGATACIAFLPGYAQIGLAAPLLLLLLRLVQGFSAAGEYAGAGTMLTEMAPRGRRGLMAAVVPASTATGLLLGSLLAAVLTGTLSDANLHAWGWRIPFFLAAPLGLVGLWIRRRMAETEEFEEVKAEQEALEKTPAAPLKMVWKEPKALAIAFAACLLNAIGFYVILSYLPTYLSEELGQNKTDSFIAASVTLFAYIFSVLFTGWLSDRVGRRKIMLVASIAFVVAIVPAFMLLDGAGLFLVIVIQIGMGMVLALNDGVLPSFLSEQFSTKVRLSGFALTFNTANAIFGGTAAMVSTLLIGWTDSVLAPGFYLMAAAVITFLAVLKAQETNNHELKKG; the protein is encoded by the coding sequence ATGGATCTGCGTCGCTCAATATCCTCTAGCTTTATTGGCAATTTCATCGAGTGGTTCGATTACGCCATGTACGGGTATTTCGCCGTGGTTATTTCCGCGGTGTTCTTCCCCGACTCCGACCCCCACGCGGCGCTCGTTCTCACCTTCGGATTGTTTGCCTTGAGCTTTCTCATCCGCCCGATAGGTGCGCTTTTCTGGGGCCACATCGGCGACCGCCTCGGGCGCAAGACCACTCTTTCCTGGTCTATCCTCCTCATGTCTGGGGCCACGGCCTGCATCGCGTTTCTGCCGGGATATGCCCAGATCGGGTTGGCCGCGCCCCTGCTGCTTCTCCTTCTCCGCCTTGTCCAAGGATTCTCCGCTGCGGGCGAGTACGCCGGCGCTGGCACCATGTTGACGGAGATGGCTCCGCGCGGTCGCCGCGGCCTCATGGCAGCCGTGGTTCCGGCCTCCACCGCCACCGGCCTGCTACTGGGCTCACTCTTGGCCGCTGTGTTGACGGGTACGTTGTCCGACGCCAACCTGCATGCCTGGGGCTGGCGCATCCCCTTCTTCCTCGCTGCTCCCCTAGGACTCGTGGGCCTGTGGATTCGGCGCCGGATGGCGGAAACTGAAGAGTTCGAAGAGGTCAAGGCCGAGCAGGAGGCGCTGGAGAAAACCCCCGCCGCTCCGTTAAAGATGGTGTGGAAGGAGCCGAAGGCCCTAGCCATCGCGTTCGCAGCGTGCTTGCTCAACGCCATCGGCTTCTACGTGATCCTGTCCTATCTACCCACCTACCTCAGTGAAGAGCTGGGGCAGAACAAGACGGATTCCTTCATCGCCGCATCCGTCACACTCTTCGCGTACATCTTCAGCGTGCTGTTCACCGGCTGGTTGTCCGACCGCGTGGGGCGCCGCAAGATCATGCTCGTCGCATCCATTGCCTTCGTCGTCGCGATCGTTCCCGCCTTCATGCTGCTCGACGGTGCTGGATTGTTCTTGGTCATCGTCATCCAAATCGGCATGGGCATGGTGCTCGCTCTTAACGACGGCGTGCTGCCCTCCTTCCTGTCCGAACAATTCAGCACGAAGGTTCGCCTCAGCGGTTTCGCGCTGACGTTCAACACAGCCAACGCCATCTTCGGCGGCACCGCAGCCATGGTGTCGACGCTGCTCATCGGCTGGACCGACTCCGTGCTCGCCCCTGGTTTCTACCTCATGGCCGCAGCAGTCATCACCTTCCTTGCCGTGCTCAAAGCACAAGAAACAAACAACCACGAGCTCAAGAAAGGCTAA
- a CDS encoding nucleobase:cation symporter-2 family protein → MTTKTEHAARVAHPVNEYPGLPKLLILGFQHVLAAYAGAVAVPLFVGWALVDAGKMSPGDIPHLIAADLFVAGIATIVQSVGIWRFGVRLPLIQGCTFSAAIPMVTIGSQYGVPAIYGSVIASGIFMILFAPLFASLLKFFPPLVTGTVLLIIGTTLMPVAADWVGGGAAVKGTSEYGTAQNLGIAAFVLVLILVIERWGPEWLSRIAVLVGMITGLLVCIPLGMVDWTETKDSPLFGITSPFYFGAPHFVFAAVFAMCIVSLVTMVEATGDVLAIGEITDTEIDNKRIADTLRADGAATVLGGVFNTFQYTAFAQNIGVLSITGVRSRWVTAAAGGMLVVLGLIPKTAALVAAIPAPVLGGAGIALFGMVAASGVRTLSKVKFTESNVIVIAVPLGVALLPAVSPSLFTQLPASAQTFLASGICIGSVTAIVLNLLFNTADRAPHSVKPSAHDTFRGGINSSDDDHDGFGDAPVTRDNWKQP, encoded by the coding sequence GTGACTACGAAAACTGAACATGCCGCCCGGGTCGCTCATCCCGTCAATGAGTATCCGGGCCTGCCTAAACTTCTCATTCTCGGCTTCCAACACGTTCTCGCGGCGTATGCCGGAGCTGTTGCGGTTCCCCTGTTCGTCGGGTGGGCTTTGGTCGACGCCGGAAAGATGTCTCCCGGAGATATTCCCCACCTCATCGCGGCCGATCTGTTCGTGGCGGGTATCGCCACGATTGTTCAGTCGGTGGGAATTTGGCGATTCGGCGTGCGGCTACCGCTGATCCAGGGCTGCACATTCTCTGCGGCCATCCCCATGGTGACGATTGGCTCTCAGTACGGCGTGCCCGCCATTTACGGTTCGGTAATCGCGTCGGGCATCTTCATGATTCTCTTTGCGCCACTGTTCGCATCGCTGCTGAAGTTCTTCCCGCCGCTGGTGACCGGCACGGTGCTGCTCATCATCGGTACAACCCTGATGCCGGTCGCCGCCGACTGGGTGGGCGGTGGTGCAGCCGTGAAGGGAACGAGTGAGTACGGCACCGCGCAGAATCTCGGTATCGCCGCCTTCGTGCTGGTCCTGATCCTGGTGATTGAACGCTGGGGGCCAGAGTGGTTGTCCCGCATTGCCGTGCTGGTTGGCATGATCACGGGCCTGCTGGTGTGCATTCCACTGGGAATGGTGGATTGGACCGAAACAAAGGACTCCCCTTTGTTTGGCATCACCTCGCCGTTCTACTTCGGTGCTCCGCACTTCGTATTCGCAGCAGTCTTCGCCATGTGCATCGTGTCGCTGGTGACGATGGTCGAGGCCACGGGCGACGTGCTGGCCATTGGTGAGATCACGGACACGGAGATCGACAACAAGCGCATTGCGGACACCCTCCGCGCCGATGGTGCTGCAACGGTCCTGGGTGGAGTGTTCAATACCTTTCAGTACACTGCGTTCGCCCAGAACATCGGTGTGTTGTCGATTACCGGTGTGCGGTCTCGCTGGGTCACGGCCGCAGCGGGCGGAATGTTGGTTGTTTTAGGTCTGATCCCGAAGACGGCCGCGCTTGTAGCTGCGATCCCCGCCCCCGTGTTGGGCGGTGCGGGCATTGCGCTGTTCGGCATGGTCGCGGCGTCGGGTGTCAGGACTCTGTCCAAGGTGAAATTCACTGAATCCAATGTGATCGTCATTGCCGTGCCGCTGGGTGTGGCACTGCTTCCGGCTGTATCGCCGTCGCTGTTTACCCAGCTGCCGGCTTCGGCCCAGACCTTCCTCGCTTCGGGTATTTGTATCGGCTCCGTGACGGCGATTGTTCTCAACTTGCTGTTCAACACGGCTGACCGGGCCCCACATTCGGTGAAACCATCCGCCCACGATACGTTCCGCGGTGGCATTAACTCCTCCGATGACGACCACGATGGCTTCGGCGATGCGCCCGTGACGCGCGACAACTGGAAGCAGCCGTAA
- a CDS encoding ABC transporter ATP-binding protein — MMSPETPRTTPHTTAATADSAANTANAAIAASAEGLCKTYGQGETTVKAIDNISVQFQRGHFTAIMGPSGSGKSTLMHCMAGLDSISSGHAYIGGTDISTLKDKEITDLRRDRLGFIFQSFNLVPTLTAAENITLPSDIAGKKVDKQWFDEVTQRLGLTPRLRHRPSELSGGQQQRVACARALVARPEIIFGDEPTGNLDSNSSAEVLGILRSAVDDFDQTVVIVTHDPKAAAYADRVVFLSDGHIAAEITDPTMEDILDVMSTIGEL, encoded by the coding sequence ATGATGTCCCCCGAAACCCCTCGCACCACCCCGCACACCACTGCAGCAACCGCAGACAGCGCAGCGAATACAGCTAACGCAGCAATCGCCGCCTCCGCGGAAGGCCTTTGCAAGACCTACGGCCAAGGTGAAACCACCGTCAAGGCCATCGACAACATCAGCGTGCAGTTCCAGCGCGGACACTTCACCGCCATCATGGGTCCATCCGGCTCGGGCAAGTCCACCCTCATGCACTGCATGGCCGGTCTGGATTCCATCTCCAGCGGCCACGCCTACATCGGCGGCACGGACATCTCCACGCTCAAGGACAAGGAGATCACCGACCTGCGCCGCGATCGGTTGGGATTTATCTTCCAATCCTTCAACCTCGTTCCCACACTTACCGCCGCGGAGAACATCACCCTGCCCAGCGACATCGCCGGCAAGAAGGTGGACAAGCAATGGTTCGATGAGGTCACGCAGCGCCTGGGCCTCACCCCGCGCCTGCGGCACCGCCCGTCGGAGCTTTCCGGTGGCCAGCAGCAGCGCGTGGCCTGCGCCCGCGCCCTCGTAGCCCGGCCGGAGATCATCTTCGGCGACGAGCCCACCGGCAACCTTGATTCCAACAGCTCCGCCGAGGTGCTGGGCATTCTGCGATCAGCCGTGGACGACTTTGACCAGACCGTCGTGATCGTCACCCACGATCCCAAGGCCGCCGCGTACGCCGACCGGGTGGTGTTCCTCTCCGACGGCCACATCGCCGCCGAGATCACCGATCCCACGATGGAGGACATCCTCGACGTCATGAGCACGATCGGGGAGCTGTAA
- the solA gene encoding N-methyl-L-tryptophan oxidase, producing the protein MNNALTEQNSHTSEGLDADVDADVIVVGLGSMGSAAADRLSERGARVLGFEQFHRGHDNGSHHGGSRLIRMSYFEHPDYVPLLARAFELWDELQADADDRGWDQLVHYTGGLYAGPPGCITVEGSRMSAEEHGLDHEMLTAEEIRRRFPHFAVEDDEVGVFEKRAGFVRPEMTVALQLARAEERGADLRHNHKVLGIEPTDHGVAVTVVNTADQSDGKDDPTPEVVTARKVVVCPGAWAPGLFEETGIPQFAERQVMHWFSPGEEFAAYESGPVYIHERADELQIYGFPASDGEDAGSKVAFFRNGRPVDPDQLDRAVTDEEIAEMRERLLTFVPALGRGEHRASRACMYTTTPDTHFVIGRHPGWDSPDIVIACGFSGHGFKFVPAVGEVLADLILDATTRHSIDLFDPMRFTEVRAAASKGGNTLVGENA; encoded by the coding sequence ATGAACAATGCACTCACCGAACAGAATTCGCACACTAGTGAAGGCCTTGATGCTGATGTTGATGCCGATGTTATTGTTGTTGGCCTCGGGTCCATGGGGTCAGCAGCAGCCGACCGGCTCAGCGAACGAGGCGCCCGTGTGCTCGGCTTCGAACAGTTCCACCGCGGTCACGATAACGGCTCCCACCACGGCGGCTCCCGGCTCATTCGCATGAGCTACTTCGAGCATCCGGATTACGTGCCACTTCTCGCCCGGGCGTTCGAGCTCTGGGATGAGCTGCAGGCTGACGCGGACGACCGTGGGTGGGATCAGCTGGTGCATTACACAGGTGGTCTGTACGCGGGACCTCCGGGCTGCATCACTGTGGAAGGATCCCGCATGTCGGCTGAGGAGCATGGGTTGGATCACGAGATGTTGACCGCTGAGGAGATTCGTCGCCGTTTTCCCCACTTCGCCGTGGAGGACGACGAAGTGGGGGTGTTTGAAAAACGCGCCGGGTTCGTGCGTCCGGAAATGACCGTGGCCCTTCAGCTCGCCCGGGCAGAGGAGCGCGGAGCGGATCTGCGACACAATCACAAGGTTCTCGGTATCGAACCAACGGACCATGGTGTCGCGGTGACGGTTGTTAACACTGCCGATCAAAGCGATGGCAAGGACGACCCAACCCCGGAAGTCGTCACCGCCAGGAAGGTCGTTGTGTGCCCGGGCGCCTGGGCGCCGGGACTGTTCGAGGAAACGGGCATTCCCCAGTTTGCTGAGCGGCAGGTGATGCACTGGTTTTCCCCGGGGGAGGAGTTCGCCGCCTACGAATCTGGCCCGGTGTATATCCACGAACGCGCCGATGAGCTGCAGATTTACGGTTTCCCAGCATCCGATGGGGAAGATGCCGGGTCGAAGGTGGCTTTCTTCCGCAACGGCCGCCCGGTTGACCCAGATCAGCTCGATCGTGCTGTCACAGACGAGGAGATTGCGGAGATGCGAGAGCGCCTTCTCACCTTCGTGCCTGCGCTCGGCCGCGGTGAGCATCGCGCCAGTCGCGCGTGCATGTACACCACCACCCCTGATACTCACTTTGTGATCGGTCGCCATCCCGGTTGGGATAGCCCGGATATCGTCATCGCCTGCGGTTTCTCCGGCCATGGTTTCAAATTCGTGCCGGCGGTGGGCGAGGTGTTGGCCGATCTTATTCTCGACGCCACCACCCGGCACAGCATCGATTTGTTTGACCCGATGCGCTTTACAGAGGTGCGGGCTGCGGCGTCGAAAGGAGGCAACACCCTGGTAGGGGAAAACGCCTAG
- a CDS encoding aminopeptidase P family protein, with amino-acid sequence MSPTRTAPAPASAPSSFTSTGIDPRIDSTDFLNERLRTFYNGSKQPLTFSKDEMARRLNALRDVMESRGLDAVVLTSPHNIKYYSDFLYTHFGRFYAMVVTPEDCCTISAGIDAGMPWRRSVGDNLIYTDWGRNNYPHAINTAIRQRVTPRRVGLEFDGLSAHLYSAITTTIGPSVEFVDIAPAAMTLRMVKSDEEIAVITDGANVADIGGEAIRAALEERPRAEYELARIGTDAMVEEIARRYPDSEIRDTWVWFQSGINTDGAHNWPTTRMVQDGDILSLNCFPMISGYYTALERTMFYGTVDDDTRRYWDVNMEVYYRGLELIRPGAVCGDIAKELNLIYAKHGMLGLRTFGYGHSFGVLSHYYGREGGLELREDIDTVLEPNMVVSMEPMIAVPDGQPGAGGYREHDILVVTEDGARNITGFPVGPEHNVIPS; translated from the coding sequence ATGTCACCGACTCGCACTGCCCCCGCACCGGCTTCTGCCCCTTCTTCTTTCACCTCCACCGGCATCGACCCTCGCATCGATTCCACGGACTTCCTCAACGAGCGCCTGCGCACGTTTTACAACGGGTCGAAGCAGCCCCTGACGTTTAGCAAGGACGAGATGGCGCGCAGGCTCAACGCTTTGCGCGACGTCATGGAATCTCGTGGTCTCGACGCCGTGGTGCTGACCTCCCCACACAACATTAAGTACTACTCAGATTTCCTCTACACCCACTTCGGTCGGTTCTACGCCATGGTCGTCACGCCAGAGGATTGCTGCACGATCAGCGCCGGCATTGATGCGGGCATGCCGTGGCGGCGTTCCGTGGGCGATAACCTGATCTACACCGACTGGGGCCGCAACAACTACCCACACGCGATTAACACCGCGATTCGTCAGCGCGTGACTCCCCGCCGGGTGGGCCTTGAGTTCGATGGACTATCCGCCCACCTTTACAGCGCGATCACCACCACGATCGGCCCTTCGGTCGAGTTCGTGGATATTGCCCCGGCCGCGATGACGCTTCGCATGGTGAAATCCGATGAGGAAATAGCTGTGATTACCGACGGTGCCAACGTTGCGGACATCGGCGGTGAGGCGATCCGTGCCGCGTTGGAGGAACGCCCCAGGGCTGAATACGAACTAGCCCGCATCGGCACTGACGCCATGGTGGAGGAAATCGCTCGCCGCTACCCAGACAGCGAGATCCGCGACACCTGGGTGTGGTTCCAATCCGGCATCAACACCGACGGTGCGCACAACTGGCCCACCACCCGGATGGTTCAGGACGGCGATATCCTCAGCCTCAACTGTTTCCCCATGATCAGCGGTTACTACACCGCCCTGGAGCGCACCATGTTCTACGGAACTGTCGACGACGACACGCGCCGGTACTGGGACGTCAACATGGAGGTCTACTACCGCGGCCTCGAGCTCATCCGCCCCGGCGCGGTGTGCGGTGATATCGCCAAGGAGCTCAACCTCATCTACGCCAAGCATGGAATGTTGGGCTTGCGCACATTCGGCTACGGCCACTCCTTCGGTGTGTTGTCGCACTACTACGGGCGCGAAGGTGGGCTGGAGCTACGGGAAGATATCGACACGGTGTTGGAGCCCAACATGGTGGTCTCGATGGAACCGATGATCGCGGTGCCCGATGGCCAGCCCGGCGCGGGTGGCTATCGCGAACACGACATCCTCGTTGTCACCGAGGACGGAGCCCGCAACATCACGGGCTTCCCCGTCGGCCCGGAGCACAACGTCATCCCCTCGTGA
- a CDS encoding alpha/beta hydrolase — protein MSDNTPADSAASDGSIPNSDIVSLPGSHKDVQEGVTPLTEPEQLVQLNNFFEDNYPEIFRSLTTDEGAEYRDRGEAVPAALVDDTERMWARVPDLLSHSSLLVLGAGLDHQMPHVASLRSGPEAEAFDAEAALPEGISATVLKPLHPNGAWAISCHGGPGWFGDGASHDQFWLPLFAAIAEESGVTIVDLTYPLPGYGSWEATQEAVAEAFDAVRENAPEGASVGTVTFGSGFLATAGVRHPDFVVAMTPRITEDLQVDTGAAPVLVSLAARDSRGTSEEQVRAFFDRAGRPVDYRTYEAEHIIAAPAVWRRRVADIAQWLADTAGDQHG, from the coding sequence ATGAGCGACAACACCCCCGCAGATTCCGCCGCATCAGACGGCTCCATCCCCAACTCCGACATTGTGAGCCTGCCCGGTAGCCACAAGGATGTGCAGGAAGGCGTGACCCCGCTGACCGAACCGGAGCAGTTGGTGCAGCTCAACAATTTCTTCGAGGACAACTACCCCGAGATCTTCCGGTCGCTGACAACCGATGAGGGCGCCGAGTACCGTGATCGGGGCGAGGCCGTGCCGGCCGCGCTGGTGGATGATACCGAGCGGATGTGGGCCCGCGTGCCGGATCTGCTGAGCCACAGCAGCCTGCTGGTGCTGGGTGCGGGGTTGGATCACCAGATGCCGCATGTCGCGTCCCTGCGCAGTGGTCCGGAGGCGGAAGCGTTTGATGCGGAAGCCGCGCTGCCGGAGGGGATCAGTGCGACGGTGCTGAAACCCTTGCACCCGAATGGCGCGTGGGCGATCAGCTGCCACGGCGGGCCGGGGTGGTTCGGCGATGGTGCCAGCCACGACCAGTTCTGGCTGCCCCTGTTCGCGGCGATCGCGGAGGAATCGGGTGTCACGATTGTGGATCTGACCTACCCGCTTCCCGGTTATGGCTCGTGGGAGGCCACGCAGGAGGCCGTGGCTGAGGCTTTCGATGCGGTGCGGGAGAACGCCCCAGAGGGAGCGTCCGTGGGAACGGTGACGTTTGGCAGCGGTTTCCTCGCCACAGCGGGCGTGCGGCACCCTGATTTTGTGGTGGCCATGACCCCGCGCATCACCGAGGACCTGCAGGTGGATACCGGCGCGGCTCCCGTGCTCGTGAGCTTGGCTGCCCGCGATAGCCGCGGCACGTCAGAGGAGCAGGTGCGCGCGTTCTTTGACCGTGCGGGGCGCCCCGTGGACTACCGCACCTACGAGGCCGAACACATTATCGCGGCCCCTGCCGTCTGGCGCCGCCGCGTGGCCGATATCGCCCAGTGGCTCGCCGACACCGCGGGGGATCAGCATGGATAG
- a CDS encoding FtsX-like permease family protein, translated as MRSGDQSSSSSLVKRTVAGGVAFLIGVVAMVVAISLSDVATSTRAITLGVGAALMILGTFLFSPALGRPVVPALGRVLGAPFGAVGKLAATNSQRNPRRTATTAFALTLGLTLVACFGMLGATMKQSVTDIVSSSVKSDLVITGPQQSFFPLPDQLITDVEKAPGVASTVEFGVTPLAIGPIANGGGPGGEFGAGYARGDISSAMAFTMAQGTADFTQPGFIADKDVAAANGWTVGSTVQASIPNSPFSFPVTLMGTYDPTPALGPFVVSWPTLEPLVQEGQPLAGGNGLRTLMVMVTGNGSQSVRSLQDELNKVTEPFVIAQVQTPTEYAGQQAVLVDQMLNILYSLLALAIIVAVLGIINTLALNVIERRQELGMLRAVGMHRRQIRRMITLEAVQIAVFGAIIGAVLGVVLGFAFVEVLSNEGLGPAVVPWTLIVVMLLASAVVGAVAAIWPAIKAARTPPLEAIAD; from the coding sequence ATGCGTTCCGGTGACCAGTCCTCATCGTCGTCGTTGGTGAAGCGGACTGTGGCTGGCGGGGTGGCTTTCCTCATCGGCGTGGTGGCCATGGTGGTTGCTATTTCTCTTTCCGACGTCGCCACGTCCACCCGGGCCATCACGTTGGGTGTGGGTGCGGCACTGATGATCTTGGGCACGTTCCTATTCAGTCCGGCGCTGGGCAGGCCAGTGGTGCCCGCACTGGGCCGGGTGCTCGGCGCCCCGTTCGGCGCGGTGGGCAAGCTCGCCGCTACGAACTCGCAGCGCAATCCGCGGCGCACGGCGACCACGGCGTTTGCCCTGACCCTGGGACTCACGCTGGTTGCCTGCTTCGGCATGCTCGGCGCCACGATGAAGCAGTCCGTGACGGACATCGTGTCGTCTTCAGTGAAGTCGGATCTGGTGATCACCGGGCCGCAGCAATCGTTCTTCCCCCTGCCAGACCAACTCATCACTGATGTGGAGAAGGCCCCTGGGGTGGCGTCGACGGTGGAGTTCGGCGTGACGCCACTGGCAATCGGGCCTATCGCCAACGGTGGCGGGCCGGGCGGGGAATTCGGCGCGGGGTATGCGCGCGGCGATATTTCCTCGGCGATGGCGTTCACGATGGCACAGGGCACGGCGGATTTCACCCAGCCAGGGTTTATTGCGGACAAGGACGTGGCCGCAGCCAACGGCTGGACCGTGGGCAGCACCGTGCAGGCGAGCATCCCGAACTCTCCGTTCTCATTCCCCGTGACGTTGATGGGGACCTATGACCCCACCCCGGCGCTGGGACCGTTCGTGGTCAGCTGGCCCACTCTGGAGCCCCTGGTGCAAGAGGGCCAACCGCTCGCTGGTGGCAACGGGCTTCGAACCCTCATGGTGATGGTCACGGGCAACGGGTCGCAGTCGGTGCGGTCGCTGCAGGATGAGCTGAATAAGGTGACGGAACCGTTCGTCATCGCGCAGGTGCAAACGCCCACGGAGTACGCAGGCCAGCAGGCGGTGCTGGTGGATCAGATGCTCAACATTCTCTATTCCCTGCTGGCACTGGCGATCATCGTTGCGGTGCTGGGAATCATCAACACCCTGGCGCTCAACGTCATTGAGCGCAGACAGGAGCTGGGCATGCTCCGCGCGGTAGGTATGCACCGCCGCCAGATCCGCAGGATGATCACCCTCGAGGCCGTTCAGATTGCGGTGTTTGGTGCGATCATCGGCGCGGTATTGGGTGTGGTGCTGGGATTCGCGTTCGTGGAGGTGCTCTCCAACGAGGGGTTGGGCCCGGCTGTTGTGCCCTGGACGCTCATCGTGGTGATGTTGTTGGCCTCTGCGGTGGTGGGGGCGGTGGCGGCCATCTGGCCGGCCATTAAGGCGGCGCGGACCCCGCCGTTGGAGGCCATTGCTGACTAG